In uncultured Desulfovibrio sp., the sequence CGGCAGCTTGAGCGGAATTTCCGTCCCCGTGGCAGCCTGCTCAAAGGTGATTTCCAGATTGTAGCGCAGGTCGGCGCCAGCCATGGGCCGCGGGCCATGCCCGGCAGCAGCCCCGGAAAAACCAAAGAGATCGCCGAAAATGTCGCTGAAGTGGGCAAAGATGTCATCTGTGCTGCCAAAACCGCCTGCCCCGCCCTGCACGCCGGCATGGCCAAAACGGTCATAGCGGGCGCGCTTGTCGGCATCGCGCAGCACATCGTAGGCCTCGGCGGCCTCCTTGAACTTCTGCTCGGCGTCCTTGTCCCCGGGGTTGTGGTCCGGGTGATACTTCATGGCCAGCTTGCGATAAGCCTTCTTGATCTCGTCTTCGGAGGCGTCGCGGGCCACGCCCAGCACTTCGTAATAGTCGCGCTGCGCCATGACTAGCCTTCGGTACTGGGAGCCTCTTGATCCGCAGGCAGGGGCGTGTAGAGGCGCATGTCATCGGGCATGACCTTGCCGGCGGCAATTTCGCGCAGGGCGGTCACCACTTCCTTGTTACGGCTT encodes:
- the rpoZ gene encoding DNA-directed RNA polymerase subunit omega gives rise to the protein MARITVEDCQERVDNRFLLVQMAIKRVRQYREGYEPLVESRNKEVVTALREIAAGKVMPDDMRLYTPLPADQEAPSTEG